The following is a genomic window from bacterium.
TGATGGAGAAATTGTAACAGCTGCATCAGCATAAATTAATACTTTATTTTTTTCTCCTAAAAATTCAGGAATTACCATTATAAAGAAGCTTGATGGAGTTGAAATGCCCTGTTCAAATCCTATACACATTGCGCCTGCCTGAATTAGGGAGGCTGTTGTACTTGCTATTCCACCTACCATACCATCAGCAAGACCTTGAGATACCATCATTGCGCCAAAATAGAGACTTCGTCTCACTATTCTTTTGGCCATACTAAGACTGATGTTTTCACGCAATGAACTGTATTTCTCTGCGAATTCGTCAAGATATGAAGATTCCTGCGGATTTACAATCTGAACCCCGCTTATATCAAAACCTGCCTCAGATGCCGCTTTATCTATTGCGCTTTTATCTCCTAAAAGCACAGGAATACATATTTCTTCAGATTTTATAATTGATGCGGCTTCTATAATCCGTATATCTTCTCCTTCCGGAAATACAATTTTCTTTGGAGTCTTCTTTGCGCGTTCAATAAATTGGCTGATTATATCCGACATATAAATTTTACACTGTTTCATAATTTAATGTTAGCTTTGTTGCGCAGTCTTCAGTTATAACATAAGTTACAAACCTATGCAGTTGAAGCGCGCTTGATGGACACATTGATGTAATGGGGCCCTCAAGAGCTGCTCTGATCGCATCAGCTTTATTTGCGCCGGCTGCAAGCAAGACAATTTTCCTTGATTTCATTATGGTTCCGATCCCCATTGTTATTGCCTGTGTCGGGACGTCTTCCTTTTTTTCAAAGAATCGCGCGTTATCTGATATTGTCTCTGCAGTTAGTGTCTTTATTCTTGTCAAAGACCCAAGAGAAGAACCAGGCTCATTGAATCCAATATGTCCATTGCCGCCAATTCCAAGAACCTGATAATCAATACCTCCTATTTCATCTATCATTTTTTATTCATGGCAGGATGCATCAATATCCTCTGCCATCCCGTTGGGGACATGAGTATTTTTCTTTAATATATTGACATGGTCAAACAGATTCTCATTCATGAAGTATCTATAACTTTGATTATGAGCTGGGTCAAGTCCTACATATTCGTCCAGATTAAATGTTATCACAGTAGAAAAATCCATTTCTCCGGCTTTGCTTCTTTCTACGAAGTCTTTGTAGAGTGGCAAAGGTGTACTGCCTGTTGCAAGACCCAGTACAAAACTGGTTTTTTTCTTCATTTCCCCTGCGATCAAATTAGCTGCCTTCTTTCCCATTTCTTCAGCATTCTTTACAATTATGACTCTCACTTCCGCTCTCCTTTCCTAGTTTATTTCCACCTTAGTTAAATAAATTTTGTAACTTGATTTAATTGTGTATAATATATAAAAGTTTATTTTAAGTAAAGTATTGAGTGCATAACATGAAACTTGCTGGATATGAGGTCATTAGAAAGATTGCTTCCGGTGGTATGAGCGATGTGTTTCAGGCAAAGAGGCTCTATGACAATAAATTAATTGCTATAAAGTTAATTAACTCGCACATATCAAAAAATACAGAAGCAGTGAAAAGATTTTACGCAGAAGCTGAGCTTGTGATGGGATTGAATCATCCTAATATTGTCGAGGTTTTTTCTCTGGAAAGGAATAAAAAAACGCCTTTTATAACAATGGAGTATATAGAAGGAAAAACATTAAGGGAGCTTCTTAATAAAAAACGTCTACTTGATAATCAGACCATTATAAATATTAGTCTGGATATAACAAAAGGACTGGAATATATTCACTCTAAAGGAATTATTCACAAGGATATAAAGCCTAAGAACATTCTTATTACAAACACTACAGCTAAAATAAGTGATTTTGGAATTGCTTCCTATGGGCTGACTGCGTATTCTCATAGACAGGGAGCTCCTAGCTATATGTCTCCGGAACAGATCAAAGGAAGAGATATTGACCACAGGACTGATATATACAGTCTTGGAATTACAATGTATGAAATGGCAACTGGCCAAGTGCCCTTCAAGGGATCCGGAGATCGGGAGATACTGACAAAGCACCTAGGTCTTAAGCCCAGATCCATAAAACAAATCAATAGCGAAATACATCCAAATATTGAAAGCACCATTATGAAAATGCTTGAAAAATTACCTGCAAATAGGTATCAGACTGCAAGCATGCTGCAGCTTGACTTACTTGAAATCAATATGGAACTCTCCTAGTAGAATGAACAGGAATTCTAGGATTTTCTAAGACTGGATGGTAGAATATTCAAAGACTCTCTGTACTTAGCGACCGTTCTGCGGGCAATGTTTATTCCTAATGCCTTAAGTTTATCTGCAATTTTCTGGTCACTGATTGGTTTCTTGTGATCTTCATTTTCAATAAGATGGCGTATTTTTGCCTTTATGTATGTTGATGATGCAGGATTATTACTCATTAAAACTCCACCGCTAAAGAAATATTTGAGAGGCAAAAGTCCGTGAGGAGTTTGAATATATTTATTTGAAATTGTTCTGCTTATAGTAGACTGATGCACTTCTAATGCATCTGCTACTTCCTTTAACGTCAAGGGCTTTAAATGAGATAATCCCTTTTCCAAGAATTGCTTTTGATATTTGACAATATGTTTTGTTACTTTAGATATTGTTGCATGCCTTTGTTTTATACTTTTGAGAAGCCATATTGCTGATTTGAATTTCTCAAGCAGGAACTTCTTAGCTTTTTCTTCTC
Proteins encoded in this region:
- the pta gene encoding phosphate acetyltransferase; the encoded protein is MKQCKIYMSDIISQFIERAKKTPKKIVFPEGEDIRIIEAASIIKSEEICIPVLLGDKSAIDKAASEAGFDISGVQIVNPQESSYLDEFAEKYSSLRENISLSMAKRIVRRSLYFGAMMVSQGLADGMVGGIASTTASLIQAGAMCIGFEQGISTPSSFFIMVIPEFLGEKNKVLIYADAAVTISPSAPQLAEIAIATAMNAKKLLGIEPKVAMLSFSTKGSASHSDVDKVVEATKIARQKKPDLNIDGELQADAALVPKVAEKKVKESNVAGKANVLIFPDLDAANIAYKLTQYIGGAKAYGPILQGFKKPINDLSRGASVQDVVGVTAITAVRS
- a CDS encoding serine/threonine-protein kinase, whose product is MKLAGYEVIRKIASGGMSDVFQAKRLYDNKLIAIKLINSHISKNTEAVKRFYAEAELVMGLNHPNIVEVFSLERNKKTPFITMEYIEGKTLRELLNKKRLLDNQTIINISLDITKGLEYIHSKGIIHKDIKPKNILITNTTAKISDFGIASYGLTAYSHRQGAPSYMSPEQIKGRDIDHRTDIYSLGITMYEMATGQVPFKGSGDREILTKHLGLKPRSIKQINSEIHPNIESTIMKMLEKLPANRYQTASMLQLDLLEINMELS